A portion of the Bacteroides faecium genome contains these proteins:
- a CDS encoding glycoside hydrolase family 43 protein, whose product MRTLKLILSGWQSVGLVVFFMLFFNMEVSGKGKITKNAPVFTQFIYQGEDAIYQNNPLKPGEFYNPILQGCYPDPSITRKGNDYYLVCSSFAMFPGVPIFHSNDLVNWKQIGHVLDRTSQLKVEDCGISAGVYAPAIRYNPNNDTFYMITTQFSGGFGNMVVKTKNPENGWSDPVKLQFEGIDPSLFFDDNGKAYVVHNDAPAKANERYSGHRVIKIWDYDVENDKVVPGTDRIIVNGGVNIEEKPIWIEAPHIYKKDGRYYLMCAEGGTGGWHSEVIFVSDHPKGPYLPANNNPILTQRYFPANRTDKVDWAGHADLVEGPDGKYYGVFLGIRPNEKNRVNTGRETFILPVDWSGTFPVFENGLIPMKPTLKMPSGVENQTGKNGYLPSGNFVFKDDFSDKTLDFRWIGLRGPREDFVDMTDKGLRIIPFTSNINEVKPTSTLFYRQQHNQFTAAATMEYKPKNEKDFAGITCYQNERYHYVFGITKKGKDYYLMLQRTEKGQASVLGEVKIETEKPVTLQVAANGDNYRFNYSIDGKGFINLGGTVSGDILSTNEAGGFTGTMIGLYATSVGN is encoded by the coding sequence ATGAGAACATTAAAATTGATTTTGTCGGGCTGGCAATCCGTGGGTCTTGTCGTATTTTTTATGCTGTTTTTTAATATGGAGGTGAGTGGCAAGGGTAAAATAACGAAAAATGCTCCTGTCTTTACGCAATTTATTTATCAGGGGGAGGATGCTATTTATCAAAACAATCCTTTAAAGCCGGGTGAGTTCTATAATCCTATTTTGCAGGGTTGCTATCCCGATCCGAGTATAACGCGGAAAGGGAATGATTATTATTTAGTGTGCTCATCTTTTGCTATGTTTCCCGGGGTGCCTATTTTCCATTCTAATGATCTGGTCAACTGGAAACAAATCGGTCATGTGCTGGACAGAACGTCACAATTAAAGGTTGAAGATTGTGGTATTAGTGCTGGTGTATATGCTCCTGCTATAAGATATAATCCCAATAATGATACGTTTTATATGATAACCACTCAATTCTCAGGTGGCTTTGGAAATATGGTGGTAAAGACAAAGAATCCGGAGAATGGCTGGAGTGATCCGGTCAAACTACAATTTGAAGGCATTGATCCTTCTCTTTTCTTTGATGATAATGGCAAGGCATACGTGGTACATAATGATGCTCCTGCTAAAGCAAACGAGCGTTACTCGGGACACCGTGTCATAAAAATATGGGATTATGATGTGGAGAATGATAAAGTGGTTCCGGGAACGGACCGGATCATTGTAAACGGTGGCGTCAATATAGAAGAAAAGCCGATATGGATTGAAGCTCCTCATATCTATAAAAAAGATGGACGCTACTATTTAATGTGTGCCGAAGGAGGAACCGGAGGCTGGCATAGCGAAGTCATTTTTGTAAGTGATCATCCGAAAGGACCTTATCTTCCGGCAAATAATAATCCTATTTTAACTCAACGTTATTTTCCTGCAAATCGGACGGATAAAGTAGACTGGGCTGGTCATGCAGATTTAGTGGAGGGACCCGACGGAAAATATTATGGTGTATTTTTAGGAATACGCCCCAATGAGAAGAACAGAGTGAATACCGGACGCGAAACTTTTATTCTTCCGGTGGACTGGAGCGGAACATTTCCCGTTTTCGAGAATGGGCTTATCCCTATGAAACCTACATTGAAGATGCCTTCGGGAGTAGAGAACCAAACAGGGAAAAACGGTTATTTGCCTAGTGGTAACTTTGTCTTTAAGGATGATTTCTCCGATAAGACATTAGATTTTAGATGGATCGGTCTTAGAGGTCCTCGTGAAGATTTCGTTGATATGACCGATAAAGGGTTGCGGATCATCCCTTTTACCTCAAATATCAATGAAGTGAAACCTACTTCTACCTTGTTCTATCGTCAGCAGCATAATCAATTTACAGCGGCAGCGACCATGGAGTACAAACCGAAAAATGAGAAAGATTTTGCTGGTATAACATGTTATCAGAATGAAAGATATCACTATGTCTTCGGTATTACTAAAAAGGGAAAAGACTATTACCTGATGCTGCAAAGAACCGAAAAAGGACAAGCGAGTGTCCTGGGTGAGGTGAAGATAGAAACAGAGAAACCTGTGACACTGCAAGTAGCAGCTAATGGAGATAATTATCGTTTTAATTATTCGATTGATGGCAAGGGTTTCATAAATTTAGGAGGAACCGTTTCCGGCGATATTCTTTCTACTAATGAGGCTGGTGGCTTTACAGGAACAATGATCGGACTGTATGCAACATCTGTTGGTAATTAG
- a CDS encoding glycoside hydrolase family 97 protein, with amino-acid sequence MSVEKNLKSRNMMKSFIVMAMLLGSSVASAENKQITSPDGKLVVTVSDMDGRPSYSVSYDNVLFLKPSPLGIIANIGDFSSGMSLEKNVSTNKIDETYELASIKQNKVRYVANEAVFSFTQQGKTIYDVIFRISNNDVAFKYKMYPQGETLSCVVKQEVTGFAFPDGTTTFLCPQSKPMGGFARTSPSYETSYTVDDAAGKNGWGEGYTFPCLFRNGDNGWVLVSETGVNGGYCASRLLGHKEGTYTIGFPQEGEANGNGTVSPGIALPGETPWRTITVGKTLAPIVETTVPFDVVKPLYPAKGEYTYGRGSWSWIIGMDGSTNYKEQLRYIDFSAAMGYQSVLVDALWDKQIGRDKIEELAKYGKDKGVALYLWYNSNGYWNDAPQTPRGMMDNAIARRKEMKWMQSIGIRGIKVDFFGGDKQMTMQLYEDILSDANEYGLLVIFHGCTLPRGWERMYPNFASSEAVLASENLHFSQGSCDNEAFNATLHPFIRNTVGSMDFGGSALNKYYNADNAPRGSRRVTSDVYALATAVLFQSPVQHFALAPNNLTDAPVWAIDFMKEVPTTWGEVRFIDGYPGKYVILARRHGDKWYIAGVNAQKETLKLKVNLPMFSNGEKVRLFSDDKALQGGVKQIEIGKIQELQLAIPCNGGVLITK; translated from the coding sequence ATGTCAGTAGAAAAGAATCTGAAAAGTAGAAATATGATGAAGTCTTTTATAGTAATGGCTATGCTATTGGGGAGTAGCGTTGCAAGTGCAGAAAATAAACAGATAACAAGTCCTGATGGGAAGCTGGTAGTAACAGTCTCAGATATGGATGGAAGACCCTCTTATTCTGTTAGTTATGACAATGTTCTCTTTTTGAAGCCATCTCCATTGGGGATTATTGCAAATATTGGAGATTTTTCATCGGGGATGTCGCTGGAAAAGAATGTTTCAACAAATAAAATAGATGAAACATACGAGTTGGCTTCTATTAAGCAGAACAAGGTTCGTTATGTGGCCAATGAAGCTGTATTTTCGTTTACACAACAAGGGAAAACAATTTATGATGTTATATTCCGCATAAGTAATAACGATGTTGCTTTTAAATATAAGATGTATCCGCAAGGTGAGACACTAAGTTGCGTGGTTAAGCAAGAAGTTACAGGATTTGCGTTTCCTGACGGAACCACCACTTTCCTTTGTCCGCAAAGTAAACCGATGGGGGGATTTGCCCGTACTTCTCCAAGTTATGAGACGTCTTATACGGTAGATGATGCCGCAGGGAAAAATGGCTGGGGAGAAGGATACACATTTCCCTGCTTGTTCCGTAATGGAGATAACGGTTGGGTGCTTGTTTCCGAAACGGGAGTAAATGGTGGATATTGTGCGAGCCGTCTGTTGGGACACAAAGAAGGAACGTATACAATCGGATTTCCGCAAGAAGGTGAAGCAAATGGGAATGGTACGGTTTCTCCGGGGATAGCGTTGCCGGGCGAGACGCCTTGGCGTACTATTACTGTGGGCAAGACTTTGGCTCCAATAGTGGAGACAACGGTTCCTTTTGATGTTGTAAAACCGCTTTATCCTGCAAAAGGAGAGTATACGTATGGCAGGGGTTCATGGAGCTGGATTATCGGTATGGATGGAAGTACTAATTATAAAGAGCAACTCCGGTATATTGATTTCTCGGCAGCAATGGGCTATCAGTCTGTGTTGGTGGATGCTTTGTGGGATAAGCAAATAGGACGTGATAAAATTGAAGAATTGGCTAAATATGGGAAGGATAAAGGGGTAGCTCTTTATTTGTGGTATAATTCGAATGGGTATTGGAATGATGCTCCGCAAACTCCGAGGGGTATGATGGATAATGCGATAGCTAGACGTAAGGAGATGAAATGGATGCAAAGCATTGGTATCCGTGGAATAAAAGTTGACTTTTTCGGAGGTGACAAGCAAATGACTATGCAGTTGTATGAGGATATTTTGTCGGATGCAAACGAGTATGGCCTTTTAGTTATTTTCCATGGATGTACTTTGCCTCGTGGCTGGGAACGTATGTATCCTAACTTCGCATCGAGTGAGGCTGTATTGGCTAGTGAAAATCTTCATTTCTCTCAAGGCAGTTGTGATAATGAGGCCTTTAATGCCACCCTGCATCCGTTTATTCGTAACACTGTAGGTAGCATGGATTTTGGAGGTAGTGCATTGAACAAATATTATAATGCGGATAATGCTCCACGGGGAAGCCGGCGGGTGACATCAGATGTCTACGCACTGGCTACGGCGGTTCTATTTCAGAGCCCGGTACAACATTTCGCTTTGGCACCGAATAATCTGACTGATGCTCCTGTGTGGGCTATTGATTTTATGAAAGAGGTTCCAACGACTTGGGGCGAGGTACGTTTCATTGACGGTTATCCTGGTAAATACGTTATTCTTGCCCGTCGTCATGGCGACAAATGGTATATTGCCGGAGTAAATGCGCAGAAGGAAACACTGAAACTTAAAGTTAATTTGCCGATGTTCTCCAATGGAGAAAAGGTGAGACTATTCAGTGATGATAAGGCATTGCAGGGTGGTGTGAAACAAATAGAAATAGGAAAGATACAAGAATTACAATTGGCTATTCCTTGCAATGGTGGAGTATTAATAACCAAATAA
- a CDS encoding glycoside hydrolase family 43 protein, translated as MRNFKFLGVSFLLAITAATSGTAQNPIIQTKYTADPAPMVYNDTVFLYTTHDEDDAEGFKMLDWLLYTSTDMVNWTDHGAVASLKSFDWVKRDNGAWAEQVIERNGKFYMYCPIHGNGIGVLVSDSPYGPFKDPLNKPLVWQKEHWDDIDPTVFIDDDGQAYMYWGNPNVYYVKLNEDMISYSGEIVKLADKPEHYQEGPWVYKRNGHYYMAFASTCCPEGIGYAMSDKATGPWSTKGYIMRPTERTRGNHPGIIDYKGSSYVFGLNYDLLHLETFDHKERRSVSVAKMHYNPDGTIKEVPYWQETKLEQIENFNPYRRVEAETMAWGYGLKAENHKNGGLYITDIDDNEYLCVRGVDFGKKGAKKFSVSAACVEKGGMIEIRLDSTEGPVIGCVSISPTGGLDIYKQMSCRIKNAKGVHDLYFCFKGEKGNKLFNLDYWEFE; from the coding sequence ATGAGAAACTTTAAATTTTTAGGCGTGTCGTTTTTGTTGGCAATCACTGCCGCTACTTCAGGAACTGCACAAAATCCTATTATACAAACAAAATATACTGCCGATCCGGCTCCGATGGTATATAACGATACCGTTTTCCTTTATACAACCCATGATGAGGATGATGCCGAAGGATTCAAAATGTTGGACTGGTTGCTTTATACCTCCACTGATATGGTGAATTGGACCGATCACGGAGCGGTCGCTTCTCTGAAGAGTTTTGATTGGGTGAAACGTGATAATGGTGCCTGGGCAGAACAGGTCATCGAACGTAATGGCAAGTTTTACATGTATTGCCCGATTCACGGTAATGGTATTGGCGTATTGGTATCCGACTCTCCTTACGGTCCTTTTAAAGACCCTTTGAATAAACCATTAGTTTGGCAAAAAGAGCATTGGGATGATATTGACCCTACCGTATTTATTGATGATGACGGACAAGCGTATATGTATTGGGGCAATCCGAATGTTTATTATGTGAAACTGAATGAAGATATGATTTCATATTCGGGGGAAATAGTCAAATTGGCTGATAAACCGGAACATTATCAGGAAGGTCCGTGGGTATATAAACGTAACGGTCATTATTATATGGCTTTTGCTTCTACTTGTTGTCCGGAAGGGATTGGCTATGCTATGAGCGACAAAGCTACCGGACCATGGAGTACAAAAGGATATATTATGCGTCCAACGGAAAGAACCAGAGGAAATCATCCCGGAATTATTGATTATAAAGGCAGTTCTTATGTGTTCGGCCTAAATTATGATTTGCTTCATCTGGAGACTTTCGACCATAAAGAACGTCGTTCGGTATCTGTTGCAAAAATGCATTATAATCCGGATGGAACCATTAAGGAAGTTCCTTATTGGCAGGAGACGAAACTGGAACAGATTGAAAACTTTAATCCTTACCGTAGAGTGGAAGCCGAAACGATGGCTTGGGGATATGGTCTGAAAGCTGAAAATCATAAGAATGGTGGTTTGTATATAACCGATATTGATGATAATGAATATCTGTGTGTGCGTGGTGTCGACTTTGGCAAGAAGGGAGCAAAGAAATTCAGTGTAAGCGCAGCTTGTGTTGAAAAAGGCGGAATGATAGAAATTCGTCTGGACAGCACGGAAGGTCCGGTAATAGGCTGTGTCAGTATATCACCAACAGGAGGACTGGATATATATAAACAGATGTCATGCCGGATAAAGAATGCAAAGGGGGTACATGATCTTTATTTCTGCTTTAAAGGAGAGAAAGGAAACAAACTTTTCAATCTGGATTATTGGGAATTTGAATAG
- a CDS encoding glycoside hydrolase family 43 protein, giving the protein MKNTQVIQLMSIVRLSIFMLGITMMSCNSKKEQQLPVIGKSVALFDYFSYKGNDDFYISNPLSDEDYFYNPILPGWYSDPSVCTNGEGDYFLVTSTFTYFPGVPIFHSKDLVNWKQIGHVLNRASQLVNMEGQKVSGGIFAPAISYNPYNKTYYMVTTNVGAGNFFVKTQDPFGEWSEPVMLPEVGGIDPSFFFDEDGKAYIVNNDEAPDNKPEYSGHRTIRIQEFDVKTDKTIGPRKILVNKGAQPADKPIWIEGPHLYKINGKYFLMSAEGGTGNWHSEVIFRADSPMGKYLPWENNPILTQRHLNSDRPNSVTSAGHADLIQTKEGDWWAVFLACRPINNQFENLGRETFMMPVKWSEDGFPYMTQGDDLVPMIVKREGVKRDTTVTYGNFELIENFDSPILDMTWMTLRTSASDLYSLSETPGYLTLKCADISATEKKTPAFVCRRLQHHKFECATRMLFNPSDDKETAGMLLFKDETYQYFFCLNKVGENKNISLKQIGEKEQTLASDEIDANTNEVYLKLVSQGIGYDFYYSIDGEKSWKLLCKDVDPSYLSTTTAGGFTGTTIGLYATCK; this is encoded by the coding sequence ATGAAGAATACACAGGTAATACAATTAATGTCAATCGTCCGGCTCTCCATATTTATGTTGGGGATAACAATGATGTCATGTAACTCAAAGAAAGAACAACAATTACCGGTTATTGGAAAATCTGTGGCTCTCTTTGATTATTTTTCTTATAAAGGAAATGATGATTTTTATATTTCCAATCCTCTGTCAGATGAAGACTATTTCTATAATCCTATTTTGCCGGGATGGTATTCTGATCCTAGTGTTTGCACAAATGGAGAAGGTGATTATTTCCTGGTAACATCTACATTCACTTATTTCCCCGGTGTTCCTATTTTTCACAGCAAAGACTTGGTGAATTGGAAACAGATAGGGCATGTGTTGAACCGTGCTTCGCAATTAGTGAATATGGAAGGACAGAAAGTGAGTGGCGGTATTTTTGCTCCGGCTATTTCTTATAATCCGTATAACAAGACATATTATATGGTAACAACCAATGTCGGAGCCGGAAATTTCTTTGTTAAGACGCAAGACCCGTTTGGTGAATGGTCGGAACCCGTCATGTTGCCGGAGGTCGGAGGTATTGATCCTTCTTTCTTTTTTGATGAAGATGGTAAGGCATATATTGTTAATAATGATGAGGCTCCGGATAATAAACCTGAATATAGCGGACACCGTACTATACGCATACAAGAGTTTGATGTGAAAACAGATAAGACGATCGGTCCCCGTAAAATTCTTGTAAACAAAGGAGCTCAACCGGCAGACAAACCAATTTGGATAGAAGGCCCTCATTTATATAAGATAAATGGAAAGTATTTCTTGATGTCTGCTGAAGGTGGAACGGGGAACTGGCATTCGGAAGTGATTTTCCGTGCTGATTCTCCGATGGGTAAATATCTTCCATGGGAAAACAATCCGATCCTGACGCAAAGGCATTTGAATTCTGATCGTCCGAATTCAGTAACTTCTGCTGGCCATGCAGACTTGATTCAAACAAAGGAAGGTGATTGGTGGGCTGTTTTTCTGGCTTGTCGTCCTATTAATAATCAGTTTGAGAATTTGGGACGTGAAACATTTATGATGCCGGTGAAATGGAGTGAAGACGGTTTCCCGTACATGACTCAAGGTGATGATTTAGTACCTATGATTGTAAAACGTGAAGGTGTGAAACGCGATACGACAGTTACTTATGGTAATTTCGAGTTAATAGAGAATTTTGATTCTCCTATACTTGATATGACCTGGATGACTTTAAGAACTTCTGCTTCCGATCTATATTCTTTGTCGGAAACACCCGGATACCTGACCTTGAAGTGTGCAGATATTAGCGCTACGGAAAAGAAGACTCCGGCATTTGTCTGTCGTCGATTACAACATCATAAATTTGAGTGTGCTACTCGCATGTTGTTCAATCCTTCTGACGATAAGGAAACAGCCGGAATGCTGTTGTTTAAAGATGAGACGTATCAATATTTCTTCTGCTTGAATAAAGTGGGTGAGAATAAAAATATTTCTCTGAAACAAATCGGTGAAAAGGAACAGACTTTGGCTTCAGATGAAATAGACGCAAATACAAATGAAGTATATTTGAAATTAGTATCTCAAGGAATTGGTTATGATTTCTATTATTCTATTGATGGTGAAAAAAGCTGGAAACTGCTTTGTAAAGATGTAGATCCTAGTTATCTCTCTACTACAACGGCTGGTGGATTTACCGGTACTACAATCGGATTATACGCTACTTGCAAATAA
- a CDS encoding SusC/RagA family TonB-linked outer membrane protein has translation MVMKNVTKKIQKIPYLFLLMLFSFVTASAQKGITVRGTVLDSNGETIIGASVTLKGNNSVGTISDIDGNFVLTIPNEKSTLVVSYVGMKPQEVKVVSKGLIKVVLEDDTKQLEEVVVVGYGQQKKASVVGAITQTTGKVLERAAGISDIGAALTGNLPGVITTQSSGMPGEEEPKITIRGTSSWNNSDPLVLVDGIERPMSSVDIASVQSISVLKDASATAVYGVKGANGVILVTTKRGTEGAAQINIAANATMKIPSKLPNKLDSYDALMARNMAIEHELSLYPDSWSYIKPQAIINKYRNPANLEEAERYPNVDWQDVLFKDYAMSYNANVNVSGGTRFVKYFASVDYVHEGDLFDVFDNGRDYNSGYGYDRINVRSNLDFQITKSTVFKVNVAGSNGYKKTPYNNSNYDSSADWSIAQQWAGAYNIAPDVFLPKYSDGSWGYYPNISNVTNSAENVSLGGTMTTTTTQITTDFALEQDLSFITKGLSARAMVSWDNTFVEWKRGINDLYNDAQHKWINPDTGEVSYKKSYDNNTGFDFMQGVMWNTEGGEVKNWATQRNLNYQAQLNWARSFGKHNVTLMGLFSRQETATGSEIPHYREDWAFRTTYNWADRYFIEYNGAYNGSEKFSKENRFAFFNSGAIGWMVSEEPFMKFLKERRILDMLKIRASYGEIGDDNVKTRWLYMNQWAYGGTSSLDVDRGESPYTWYRESAVGNSDVHWEKVKKLNFGIDYSFLDGLFAGSVEVFRDKRTDILVGGSDRAIPSYFGTTAVTANLGKVRTKGYELELRINKTFSNKMRVWANMSMTHAENKILEKDDAPLLAGYQKVAGYAIGQNKAYIDNGYLNSYDDVIGSPQHDTNNSQRLPGDYYIVDFNGDGVVDSKDQAPYGYSDTPQNTYNATLGFEWKGFSAFVQFYGVNNVTRVVQLTSFGSQMNTVYDQGSWWSEAGDAADVVTPRWLSKVSSYSNGTQYYYDGSYIRLKNAEIAYTFTDGWVRKLGVKNLKIYLNGNNLWVWSKMPDDRESNFAGSGNQGAYPTVKRFNLGVKFTL, from the coding sequence ATGGTAATGAAAAATGTAACGAAGAAAATTCAAAAGATTCCTTACTTGTTTCTCCTTATGTTGTTTAGTTTTGTAACAGCATCAGCACAAAAAGGGATAACGGTGAGGGGAACGGTTCTTGATAGTAATGGTGAGACAATCATTGGAGCCTCGGTAACTTTAAAAGGTAATAATTCCGTAGGTACGATCTCGGATATAGATGGAAACTTTGTATTGACCATACCCAATGAGAAGTCCACTCTTGTTGTTTCGTATGTAGGAATGAAGCCACAGGAAGTAAAAGTGGTTTCCAAAGGTCTTATTAAAGTGGTGTTGGAAGATGATACTAAACAACTGGAAGAAGTAGTAGTTGTAGGTTACGGACAACAGAAGAAAGCGAGTGTGGTAGGTGCTATCACGCAGACCACTGGAAAAGTATTGGAACGGGCGGCTGGTATTTCTGATATTGGTGCGGCGTTAACCGGTAACCTGCCGGGGGTTATAACGACTCAAAGTTCCGGTATGCCGGGTGAAGAAGAACCGAAAATCACAATACGTGGGACTAGTTCATGGAATAATAGTGACCCGTTGGTACTGGTGGATGGCATAGAACGTCCGATGAGCAGTGTGGATATTGCTTCTGTACAATCTATTTCTGTCTTGAAGGATGCTTCTGCAACTGCTGTTTATGGTGTGAAAGGTGCAAATGGTGTCATTTTGGTAACGACCAAACGCGGAACTGAGGGAGCTGCCCAAATAAACATAGCAGCCAATGCCACGATGAAGATACCTTCCAAGCTTCCTAACAAGTTGGATTCTTATGATGCTTTGATGGCGCGCAATATGGCTATTGAGCATGAGTTGAGCTTGTATCCGGATTCATGGTCGTACATAAAGCCGCAGGCAATAATTAATAAGTATCGTAATCCGGCAAATTTGGAAGAAGCGGAACGCTATCCGAATGTGGACTGGCAGGATGTATTGTTCAAAGACTATGCGATGTCCTACAATGCAAATGTGAATGTCAGCGGTGGAACTCGGTTTGTAAAATATTTCGCTTCTGTCGATTATGTGCATGAGGGGGACTTGTTCGATGTATTTGATAATGGGCGTGATTATAATTCCGGTTATGGATATGACAGAATTAATGTACGTAGTAATCTGGATTTTCAGATAACCAAGAGTACTGTTTTTAAGGTTAATGTAGCAGGCTCTAATGGATACAAGAAAACTCCTTATAATAATTCCAATTATGATAGTTCGGCCGACTGGTCGATTGCCCAGCAGTGGGCGGGGGCGTATAATATTGCTCCGGATGTATTCCTTCCCAAATATTCGGATGGTTCGTGGGGATATTATCCGAATATTTCGAATGTTACCAACTCTGCAGAGAATGTTTCATTGGGAGGTACGATGACTACCACTACTACACAGATAACAACTGACTTTGCATTGGAGCAGGATTTGAGCTTTATAACGAAAGGATTGAGTGCAAGGGCTATGGTTTCTTGGGATAATACTTTTGTAGAATGGAAGCGCGGTATCAATGACCTATATAACGACGCACAACATAAATGGATTAATCCGGATACAGGTGAGGTCAGTTATAAAAAGTCGTATGACAACAATACAGGTTTTGATTTTATGCAGGGTGTAATGTGGAATACGGAAGGTGGTGAAGTCAAGAATTGGGCGACACAGCGTAACCTTAATTATCAGGCACAATTAAATTGGGCCCGTAGTTTTGGAAAGCATAATGTTACCCTTATGGGATTGTTCAGTCGTCAGGAAACGGCTACAGGAAGTGAAATTCCTCACTATCGTGAAGACTGGGCATTCCGTACTACTTATAATTGGGCGGATCGGTATTTTATTGAATATAATGGTGCTTATAATGGTTCCGAGAAGTTCAGCAAAGAAAATCGTTTTGCATTCTTTAATTCCGGTGCTATCGGATGGATGGTTAGTGAAGAACCGTTTATGAAATTCTTGAAAGAACGCAGAATTTTGGATATGTTGAAAATTCGTGCTTCTTATGGTGAAATCGGTGATGATAATGTAAAAACACGTTGGTTGTATATGAACCAATGGGCTTACGGCGGAACCTCGTCTTTGGATGTAGATCGTGGTGAAAGCCCATATACTTGGTATCGTGAATCAGCAGTGGGTAATTCTGATGTGCATTGGGAGAAAGTAAAGAAATTGAATTTTGGTATTGATTACTCGTTTTTGGATGGTTTGTTTGCAGGTAGCGTGGAAGTCTTTCGTGATAAACGTACTGATATTCTGGTGGGTGGAAGTGATCGGGCTATTCCTTCTTATTTTGGTACTACAGCAGTTACTGCTAACTTAGGTAAGGTTAGAACCAAAGGTTATGAGTTGGAACTTCGTATCAACAAGACATTTTCCAATAAGATGCGCGTTTGGGCTAATATGAGCATGACCCATGCGGAGAATAAGATACTTGAAAAAGACGATGCTCCATTGTTGGCTGGGTATCAAAAGGTGGCTGGTTATGCCATTGGTCAGAATAAGGCATATATTGATAATGGATATTTGAATTCTTATGACGATGTAATTGGTAGCCCGCAGCATGATACAAACAATTCACAACGTCTTCCCGGAGACTATTATATTGTCGATTTCAATGGGGATGGTGTCGTCGACAGCAAGGACCAAGCTCCTTACGGTTACTCTGATACTCCACAGAACACATATAATGCTACTCTTGGCTTTGAGTGGAAAGGATTCAGCGCTTTTGTTCAGTTCTATGGTGTAAATAATGTGACTCGTGTCGTCCAGTTGACCAGTTTCGGCAGTCAGATGAATACGGTGTACGACCAGGGTAGCTGGTGGTCAGAGGCTGGCGATGCGGCCGATGTTGTAACTCCGCGCTGGTTGTCAAAGGTGAGCAGTTACAGTAATGGTACGCAATACTATTATGATGGTTCTTACATTCGTCTGAAAAATGCGGAGATAGCCTATACCTTTACAGATGGATGGGTGCGAAAACTCGGGGTGAAAAATTTGAAGATTTACTTAAATGGAAACAACTTATGGGTATGGTCTAAGATGCCGGACGACCGTGAATCGAATTTTGCAGGTTCGGGTAATCAAGGGGCGTATCCTACGGTGAAACGTTTCAACTTAGGTGTTAAATTTACATTATAA